Part of the Planctomycetia bacterium genome is shown below.
TGGTTGGACGGTGACTCGAAAGATGTCCTTGGCGAGAAGCCCGGCCGCGTCGCGCACCCAGACACTGATGGTGGTGACGCCTGTCGCATTCGGCGCTGGAGTGATCTTCAGCGTACGATTCGCCCCGCTGCCGCCGAGTACAAGTCCGGAGCTGGGGACCAACGCGAGATTCGAGCTTGCCACCGCCACGGACAGCGCACCTGGCGCAGTTTGGACGTCGCTAACCACAAAGGAACGAAGCGGGATCGACTCGCCCACGAGCGTCGTAACGTTCGTCAGGTTGGTCATCGTGGGAGGAGTATTCACGCTGGGGTCAGTGACCGTCACGCGAAACACGTCGGACTTGGTGAGACCGCCAGCGTCTCGCACTGTCACCGTAATGTCGCTGAATCCGGTCGCTCCGGTTGTCGGCCGCACACTTAAGTTGCGGTTGGCGCCGCTGCCACCGAGGATCAATCCAGTCGACGGCACCAGCGCCGGATTGGAGGAAGTCGCCGTGACGACGAGCGCCGAAGCCGCGGTTTGCACATCGGCGATCGTGAAGGTGCGCAGCGGAACGGTTTCGCCAACATTCAGAGAGACATGGGCAAAGTCGGAAATCGTCGGCGGCGTGTTCGTCGGGCCGGACGACGCGAACACGACGTATGCTGCGAAGGGACCGGGAGTCGGCACGTTGAGCGAACCGCCGTTGTAAACGCCGCTGGTGATCGGAGCGCCCCACAGATTGGTGGGATCCATGATCCGGTACGTATCGCCGGACTTCAGAAAGGTTCCCGGGTTGACGAGCACTTGCGTCGCCCCGAGATGGTTCATGATGGCGAGATTCGCCCGGCGGGAGTCGTAGGCGTTGACGTTGAAAAAAACGCGCGGCGACGCCGGAACGGCGACGGGCACGCCGTCGACCGTCGGCTGAGCGTCGGTGAGGCCCCATTCCCAATTGTTGTTGGTGGTGATCTCGGAGAATTCTTTGTATTCGATTTCGCCGCGGACGTGGTTGTTCCGGACCACGATGCCATCGCCGCCGTCGACCCAGCCGAGGCGGATGTCGACGCCGTAGGCGACGTTGTTTTCCACCAGGATGTCATGGATCGGCGCTTCGCCCCCGACGAGCGCGTCGTGCTTGGAACTGGGCACGTCGTCAAAGAAGATGTTGCGGGCGATGTAAAAGCGATCAACCGACGTATTGGCGGAACCGTACGCTTGCAGCGTGCGTGTGTAATTGTCGAACGCCAGGTTGTCGGTGATGTACTTCCAGCCGTCGGCGCCGTTCTGTGCGTAGAACGCTGGGCCGTGCGGGCGGTCCGGTCCCAGCCAGCCGTTATCGTAAATGATGTTGCCGTGCAACTCGCTGCTGCCGCCGACGCTGCGGGAAAACGTGATGCCCTGGGCATTGTCGCGAACCACGTTGTTGACGAATTTGATCGCGTAGCCAGACGTGATCTCCACTCCGCCGGCCGGACGATTCAGATCCGCCGGATAACTCGAGCCGGAAATCGTGCTCGTTCGGTTGCCCGTCACGTTTTCGGAGACGATCACTTCCAATCCTGTGATCGTGAGATATTGGCTGGACGTGCCCTGGGATACATGCAGTCCGCCATCGATGATCGCGTGCTCATCGAAGTACGGTCGCACCGTCACCGGCGCGCCTTCGGCGCCGTCGAGATGGAAGCCATACCCGGTGCTGCCATGCGAGCGATCCGGATGCCGGTAAGCGCCGCCGCGCAGAAAGAGCGTGTCGCCGGGATCGATCACGTTGACGTTGTTGAGCGCGGTCGTGAGGTCCCAAGGCGAATCGAACGTGCCGGCGTTGGTCGCGACGCCGGTCGGCGCGGCGAACCAATCGGCCAGCAGTCGCCTGACCTCAAGTCTTTCGAAGCCTCCGAGGATTTTGTTTCGTCGCGGTTTGCATCGGTGGTTGTTGATCAATGAGCCATGAGCGCGGATTGATGGATTCACGTTCGCCTGGTTGCCTATCTGGTGCTCCCGCTTCAACAACATTCGGCCCCGACGAGTTGAAGCGTTCTCATCTAAGAGGCGTCCGTGAAACATGTCAACCGCATGGACGGGGGGACGGGAACGCTACCTGCGAAGGGCGAGCGACCGACGACGAAGTTCTGGGCATCGCTGGTGAAAGAATGGAGGCGTCGCGTAGGCAGCCATTGATTCGTCAGTAACACGCATCGCAGCAAGCGATTATGCGCGCATGTTGGCATCCATCGGCTCGATCTCGACAGGCAGTCTCACTTGGGCAATGCATCCTTAGAATTGCGGCAAGCCCCGAAAGTAGTTCGCCAAATTTCCAGAATTTGCAGCGAACTTTTGCTCGTCGACATTGACACTTTCCTTCATAGCCACCATCACCTCGAGAGGTTTCCACGATCCATGTGAGTGCGGGGACACTTGCCTGAGCTCGCGAACTGAAGGCAAATCAATCAGCCTGGATTGTCATGAACCAATTGCAGGCCCGCTAGCGGTCGTTCCAGCGTCCTAAGTGAACCGCTGCTCCTCCTTGTGGGCGGCACTCGGTTTGCGTATCGCCAGACTTCCATGAAACCACGCACAGTCAAACAAACCGCACACGAATCGTCCGCTGCCACGGGACTGATACTCATCCAGATCGATGGCTTGTCGATCGCTCGGCTGCGCCGCGCCACGACGATGGGCGCCATGCCGTTCTTGAAGCGGCTGCTGGATCGGAATGAGTACCAACTGAGGACCATGTATTCCGGTCTGCCCAGCACGACGCCCGCGGTCCAAGGCGAGCTGTTCTACGCGGTACAACAAGCGGTGCCCGCATTCGGGTACGTGCCGCGCGGCGCCGCGGAACCGGTATGGATGAACGACTCCGAACAAGCGGAACGTGTCGAAGCTACGCTCTGTTCGCAGCAGGATGGAATCTTGCAGGGCGGCAGCGCCCACAGCAACATTTTCTCCGGAGGGGCCGCGGAGCCTCGTTTTTGTGCCGCGACGATGGGCGGGGGCACTAAGGACAAATCGGCGCGTTCCGGCCCGAGCGTGCTGCGCGCGATGCTGCAAACGCAGTCATTGCTGCGCGCGGCGGGCGAAACCGCCGTCGAATTGGGCGTTGCCGTTTACGACTTCGCCCAAGGCGTGTTGCAGGGACACCTGGTCCGTCCGGAAATGCGAATCATTCCCTCGCGCGTCGCGGTCGGAGTGCTGTTGCGCGATGCCATCACCAGCGCTGCCTGCTACGACGCGGAACGCGGCTTGCCGGTGATTCAGCTCAACTACTTGGGCTACGACGAGAAAGCCCATTGCCGGGGGCCGGGTTCCCGATTTGCGTTTCGCGCATTGCGCGGAATCGATCGCTCGATTCAACGCATCTGGAAAGCGGCGGCGCGGTCCGATGCGCGAAAGTACCAGCTCTGGGTTTACTCCGACCACGGTCAGGAGGAAGTTGAACCGTACGAACCCAAGTATGGGCGCACGCTGCAGGAAGCGGTCGAAGCAATTTGGAACGTGGCGCCACAAGGCGGAAAGCGCCACGCAGCGTCGGCGACGCGCGCTCGCGCGGGTTGGCTCGGCGGCCGCTGGAGCAAATATGCCGGCGGAAGTCCTGAAAAAGCAGCGACCGATGGTGAGCGGCCGGAGGTGTCGGCAATTGCGATCGGTCCCCTGGGCTACATTTACACGCGCGATCCGCTGAGCACAGACCAGCGTTTGGAATTCGCGCGCCGTCTCGTCGCCGAAGCGAATGTGCCTGTGGTCGTCGCCGCGATGAGTGAGCAGGCAACTCGGGCCCTGACTCCGCAAGGGGAGTTTCAGTTGCCCGCCGATGCGGCGCAAGTGCTTGGAGCGGAACATCCGTTCCTACAAACTGCGGCCGAGGATCTATGTAAGCTCTGTCGCCATCCTGACGCCGGCGAACTGTTGATCTGCGGCTGGCGTCCCCACGAAACGCCCCTCACCTTTGTACAGGAAGTAGGAGCGCATGGCGGGCCTGGGGCGAATGAATGCTCCGCATTCGTACTTGCGCCGCAGGACGCGGACATTGATTGGGATGACGCGACCCTTTTTCGGCCGACTGATTTGCGAACCGCGATCGGGCGCACGAGAGATCAGGCGAGCGTTCCGGCCGCTGCTACGGCGCGATCGGCGCAACGCACTTCAGCCAAGTCTCTGCGCGTCATGACCTACAACGTTCACTCCTGCCGCGGAGCGGATGGGCAGTTGTCGCCGGAACGAATTGCACAAGTGATCGAAGCGAGCGGCGCGGACGTAGCGGCTTTGCAAGAACTGGACGTGCGGCGCCGCTCGAGCGCTCACGTCGATCAGGCCCAACGCATCGCCGAGTTGCTCGGTTGGCAGGCGTATTTTCATCCTGCCCGCAAATGGTCCGACGAAGAATACGGCGATGCGATCCTCAGCCGTTTTCCGATTCGTCTCGAATACGCCGCCGCGTTGCCAGGCGCCGAGTGGGAGGATCGCCAGGAACCGCGCGGCGCCATCTGGGTGGAATTGGATGTCGATGGCGTGGCTGTCCAAATCGTGAACACGCACCTCGGCCTGACCCGACGCGAACGCACTTTGCAAATCCAGACGCTGCTGGGCGCCGATTGGCTGGGGAATGAACGCTGCCGCGAGCCGCTGATCTTTTGCGGCGACCTCAATGCGCTGCCGCGGTCGACTGTCTATCGATCGCTGTCCGGAAGTCTGCAAGACGTGCAACGTGCCAGGAATGGGCGGCGCTTTGCTACGTTTCCAAGTCGCCTGCCGCTGCTGAGCCTCGATCACATCTTCACGCGCGGGCTGGAAGTATTGAGCGTCGAATCACCGCGCAATCGGCTCGCACGTCGGGCGTCGGACCACTTGCCATTGCTGGCCGAGCTGAGGTTCTAAATGGTCGGCAAGCGTCGCGATTGGCGCAGCAGGCCTCAGGTTGATTGCCGCTTGGCCAGCCCTTTTCGCCTTTGCGCGCGTTGCTGATTTCTGGCGCGAAGTAATGATCGGCGCCTAATCACCACACGCGGAACGTGGTTTGCCTACGGTCACGCCGGAACCGGACAAAACGTCCAAGAAAGCCACGGACATGCTGCAGTTCGACTTGGACAGCGAACTGTTGACGATCGCGAACTACCGTCGGCGCATCCGGCAAGCGGAAATGCTCGGCGAATACGCCCTGTGCGAAATCATCCGTGAAATCGTCAGGCAGGAACAGGAACATGCGATTGATCTTGCCATGGCGCTCGGCATTGACGTGCCGGCGATTCCGAAGCTGGATGGAGACACGAAGTAAGCTGCCGAGTAGTGTCGCGCGAGACCAAGCGGTCGGAGCGCACCGACGCCGTCACACGCTCAGGGCGACGTGCCAAGCGTCATCAAGTACGCCAAAAGGTCGGCCGCGTCTTGGGCCGTGACGTCACGGAGGATCAACTCCGGCATCAGGGACTGCTCGCGCTTTTCCATCGCGTCGATTTCCTTGACGTCGATCCACATCATGTTGCCGGTCGCTTCCCGGAGCACGACGTGGTGATCATTTTTTTCGATGACGAAGCCGAGCAGGACTTGGCCGGACTTGGTTTCGATGATGTACGGAAAATACTCCGGCGCGATCGCTTTAGACGGTGACAGAATTGTCTCCAGCAGTGCGCCGCGTTCGTACTTGCGCCCAATTTGGCTCAGTTCTGGCCCCACGTTCGCGCCCTCGCCCCGCACGGCGTGACAGTTCTTGCACAATGCGGCGCTACTCTCGAAGAAGATGCGCTTGCCGCGCGCCGCGTCGCCCGCGAGGGCCAGGATCTCCTCCGGCTTGACGCGTTCTCCCAGTCGCTCCGGGAGTTGGTCCGCGGGAATGTACTTTTCATACATGATACGGACATTGACGTCCGGATGCGCCGTCGCTAGCTTGAGCGTCTGCTCGCGCAGATCGGCCGGCAACTCCGCTTGTTCCAGCATGCGCAACATGAAGTAAGCGCCGCCGGTGGCTGTCATGAGTTGCGCGGCGAGCGCGGAACGTTCCGCAAGGCTGTGTTGATGATCCACCAGCAACGCGCGGAACGCCCCCCAATCTTGCAACTCGACGAGCGCCGCCATCGCAGGCTCGTGAAGATTGGTGTCGGGAGCCAGCAACAACTTTTGCATGACTTCGCGCGTCCCTTCGGCCTCCATGGCGACGGCGGCGCGAATGGCGGCGAGCCGTAGCTCGCGCGGCTGTTGCGCGTCCGCGATCATTGTGATGACGTCCGGGCCGAGTCCGCGCAGTCCTTGCCGCGCGATCACTTCGAGCGCCAATTCGCGCCAATCCGGTTGCCGGAGCATGGCGCGCAGCATGTCGCGCAACACGTCTCGCTCGGCGAGATCGCGCCAAGAGTCGCCGAGATTGGCGGCCAGCATTTGCCAGGCGCGGCGGCGCATGGAAGCGTCCGCATGCTCGTCCGTGGCCACGCGCAGCACGGCTTCCCCAGCGGCCGCGGAGGGATTCAACGCCAACTGCTCGAACAGCACGCGGCGCTGTGCTTCATTCAGATCAGGCGCGGAGAGCGATTGCACAATGATCGCCGTCACCGCCTCTGGGGCGAGCAATTGGGCCAGGGCGAATTGTTCCGGCCGCACGCCGCCGTTCTGATTCCAATGCTCGAACAGCGCCGGCTTGCGGCCCGTGGCGGCGATGTTCAGCGATTCCAGTTCATAGCGATCAGCGCCGTCGAAGCGCTTGGCCAGGCGCAACCAAACTCGCTGGGCCGTCGTGTCTGGTAGTTGTGGAATCAGGAATGCCACTTCGCGCCGCACCATCGGCGAGGCGTCGTCGACCAGCGCCACGATTTGCTCGGCATAAGCATCGCCGTGCCGCCGCAGAATGCGGACCGCCAGCGCCCGGAGTTGTTCGTCGGTATGTCGCAGGTGGCGCACGACCAGGCGCCGGGCATCGCCGCCGATGCGATCCAACAGCCACAACGCGCGAGCGCGCACATTAGGCTCAGCGTCGGTCAACATTGCCGTGAGCGCCGGCACACTGGCCTGTCCCTCGGCCAGCAAACGCTCACGGGCCAGAAACTGCGTGGCGAGATTCGGACTGCGCAATGCCACCGCGGCGTCGTCGATCGTCGCATACGGGCCGGGCTTGTCGGCGCGTGCTAGCGATCTGTCTTTGGGCTTCATCATAAAGATGCGGCCGCGGTCCGGGTCGTTGTAAGCATGGCCGCCGACGCCGCCGTCGTACCAATCGCTGACGTATAGCTCACCGCTCGGCCCCGCGCAGATATCGTCCGGGCGAAAGTACGGGTCGCCCTCGGTGGCCATGATGATTTCGCTCGTGGCCGTCATGCCATAGCCTTTGGGCGTGTGCGGATACTTGCGCACTTCGCGCGGCCCGGCGTCGCAATGCAGCGGCGTGTTCTTGAGCGCCGCGCCGAACGCGTCCCCTTCGTAGTAACAGATGCCGCACGGCGAGCCAAAGCCGGTGACCAGCGTGCCAGGCACGAAGCCGGGTTGGTAACCGCGAAAGTGCCAGGCCTCGCGATAGGGGATGCCGACGGGTACGCGCGCGTCCAGTTCATTGCGGGCGAACGGCGGGCGGCCGAACCAGCCGTAGTTGCCGAAGTCCATGATCCAGCAGATGCGGACGCTTTCGTTGCCGTCGTTGTCGTTGTCAGAGAGGAACGATTCGCCGAACGAGCTGACGCAGACTTCGTAGATATTGCGGAAATTGACCGCCACGGTTTCCAAGCGGCTGCCGTCCAATTCGCCGCGCAGCACCGAACCCCATTCGAATTGAATGTGCGAGCCGTCCGTGCCGGTCACATCAAAACCTTCGTCGCCGTGGGCCATCCACCACTTGTGATCGGGGCCGAGCACGAGGCTATGCGCGCCATGGTCGTGATTGCGTCCGCCGAAGCCAGTGAGCAGTTTCTTTGGCGGCCCGTCGGCCTTGAGATCCCCATTGCGATCTTCGTAGACCCAGAGATCGGGGCTGGTCGCGACATAAACCTTGTCGCCGGCCACGCAAATGCTCATGGGTGCGAAGAGACCCTCGGCAAAGGTGGTTACCTTATCGGCGCGGCCGTCGCCGTCCGTGTCTTCGAGGACCTTGATCTTATCGGCGGGCGGATCCTTGGCGGCGCCGCGATACCACTGAATCTCCGCCACCCAGACGCGACCATGCGTATCGACGTCGATCGCTGACGGGTTCGTGATCAGCGGCTCCGCGGCGAACAGCACCGCCTCCATGCCCTCGGAAACGCGCAGCGTGGCGAGCTCCTGCTCCGGCGACATCTGCGCCTGGACCGGAGCAGACACGAGACACCAAGCGACCAACGCGGCTGGGAAGACGGCGGCAAACAGTTTCATCGTGGGGGCTCATCGCAGTGGGGTGCGCAGTGCGCCGAGCCGGCGGAGTCGCCAGCCACGGCTCGCCGATTCTAGCCTGCCGCGAGTTGCGTTCGCAATTCTCGACCGTGAAATTCCAGGGCAGATAACTGATCTGTAGGAGGCGACTCCCGACGCCCATGGCGCGGACGCGGATCGCAGGTTCCGGCCGTGAATCGTGAAATGGATCAACTCCATCGGCGTCGCGAGACGCCTCCTATAGCCACTGCTATCGCCCGTGCGCCAGCACAGCGGTGCTATCAAGAGAAATTTTACAACTTTATGCTTTTAGTTCGCGGGGGCAGCGTTATACTTCCGGCACGTCGCGAAGAACTGCGACGCGATCGAACGGCGGAGGCGTGAAGTTCGATCAAGCTGATTTCGAATTCTTCGAATCTGGGAGGGAACCCATGAGCAGGACCCGAATTCCGTTGAGCATCGTCGATCAGCGCGCCAAGGAAATGCAGGAACGGTTGGAAATGAGCACGGCCGAAATCGGTCTCTCCGTGCGGACCACGAACTGCCTAGAAGAAAGGGGCATCTTCACCGTCGAGGATCTCCTCAACACCTCACGTGAAGATCTATTGGCGATTTCCAACTTCGGCGAAAAGACCCTGGACGAAGTCTACAAGTCGCTCGAAAGCATCGGCTTTTTGCGCAAGGCCAAACGCGAGGCCCTGGCCGTCGCGTAGCGCATGTTCGAGCGATCTCGCGAGCCCGCGGGCGAAGTGACGACAACCTCCGGCCACCGGCAGCGCCTCACGGCGTTGCCAATGTTGTCACTTCGCCCTTTTTTCTTTGCGCCACGGCGCGAGACAGATCGTCAATGATTTAAGCGAGCTACCGGCGTGTTGTGGCATGGTCTCCCGACCATGCCGCCCGTGCGACCGCAGGTCTCCATTCTCTGGTATGACGTAAACCGGGAGACCTTCGGTCGGCCGCGTGGCACGGTCGGGAGACCGTGCCACAACAGCGCCTGTCCCACAACAGCGCCTGCTCTGCTCAGTTACGGGAGATCCGACACGTGACAGACGACTACCGGCTCGTCGTTGGATACAGTTGCCCCGTCGAAGGATAACCGGTCGTGCGGCCTGCGCCGCCGAGGGGCTCGACGGTGACGTCGTCGAGATGCACTTCGCCCAATCCGGACAAGGCAAAAGTCGCGGCCACGCTGCCGGAGTCGCTGACGACGCGGTAGAGTGTGAACTCGCGCCAGCCGCGCGTGGCGCCAATGCGTTCTGCGAGTGCTGGTCCGCCGAGTGAGTCGCCGATCATCAATCCATCGACGCTGCCGACGATCGGCGAAGCGACTTTCAGCCAGCCATGAATACGCACCCAAGTGCCCGGTGCAAACGGCACCGGTGGCGCGCTGATCCAGACGGGGGGCGATTCGATCATCGCCGGCGGTGATTTCGGATCGGCCGCTGTGGCTCGCAATCGCAATCCAAGTTTGCCGGACCGCGCCGCTTGCGGGGCGAGTTCCACGACCGTCTTCACGCCATTCTCGGCGTGTTGAATATGCTCCCAGCCGCCGGAAACCAAGGCGTCGAGATTCTCGAAGTTACCCCCATTGAGTTGGTTTCGGCCTGGTTGCACACCGTTCAGCGTCTCCACCATCCGCCAATGTTCCGGCAACGTGGCGAAGCCCACTGCCAATGGACTACTGGCTGGCGTACCGAGTTTGGCGACCGCGGCTTCCCAATGTGAGCGCTCGATCAAGCGCAAGGCTCGCGTCGAGCGATGGGCCAAGATGTACGCGGTCTTGTAGTCTTGTGCGACAAGCCGTAGCTCGGCCTGCTCGATGATCCGTCGCGAGACCACGCGCCAATCCTCGGCGCTGGTCACCGCTTGTGCATTGACCGTCAACGTGCGATCGATCTGATCGACCAGACTCAGTTTTTCCAATGCCAGGTCAACGGACAACTTCGCCGCCTGGGCGCGACTGCGCTGGATGCCGGTGGTGATCGCGCTCAGCACTCGCGGATCGCCGGTCAGCAGAATCAGCGAGGTCACGCCAAACTCGTCGAGCGTCACACGCGTGCCGCCGGTGACGCGTTGTTTGCGAATCGCGTTCAATCCGGCAGGCGTCAATTCATAAGGTTCGTGCGATGCCGGAACGCCGGGCACGGTGAACGAAATCTCATTGCCCGCCGATTGTCCTGGAACGAACTGCGCGCCGGCGCCGCACCAGATCGGAATCAACAGCCGTGCGTTCTCCGTTTGCAGCACTGCGGCGGTGAGTTCACGATTGCCGGAAACCGAGATTGCCGACAATTGCCCCGCCGCGACGAATGGCTCGATGATTTCCAGTTCCAGGTTGAGCGATTCCAGCGCCTTGGCGCGCGTCCGCGTGGCCTGGTCCTGGTAGTCAAGCGGAGAGGATGAACGGAAGCTAAACCCTCGCGCCCCCGCGGCCAGCGCCTGAAACACCAGCATGCGAATCTGTTCCGGCTCGACGCCGGCGCGGCGCTGATCCTTGCCGGTGAAGAGCGACTGTTGCTCCAACAGCAACGGATCGAGCTGCGTCTGGATGCTCGCCCACAGCGGCGTTCCAGGGGCAAGCAATCGCGGACGTTCGCGGAGCCAGGTGCCGTAGTCGGCCAGTTCCAGACTCGTCCCGAGCGGCGATCGCTCCGCCACGATCGCGCCGACCAGGCGGCTATATGAGCGCAAATCGGCGACAGGGCTGCACACCAGCGGCCGCGCGCGAAAGCGGTCGGCGCGGCGCACCTCGTCGGCGAGCTGCGACGTCCGATCCAGGTCGCCCACGGCCAGGTTATGCCCCAAATCCCAGGCGAGCACCGGATCGTAAACTTCGCCAATCGTTTCGCCCGCGGCGTCCATGTTCATGGCCGCGTCGCCCGTAGGCGGCGGGGGCGAGACGATCCACAAGCCGAGCGCCGCCGCTTCGGAGGCGAATTGCTCGCTCGGCGGAGTCGCCAGACGTAAGGCGTTGAAACCGCGCTCCTGTAAGAATCGCAGCGATTCCCCCTGATATTCGATCATCCGCGGCAGGAACGGGCGATTGTCCACGAGCAACACCGGACCTCGCATCCGCACGCGACCGGCGGCCGAGGCGTCGTCACCGCTTGCCACGCCCGAGGGACGCTCGATATACGCCGCCGGGACAACGCCACCGTTGTCGACGGCGCCTTGGATTTCCAAATCGTCGATCCAGACGTCGGTGCGTCCTTCGCCAGCGTACATGTTCAGGACCACGCTATGGAGATAGGCCCCGCGCGTATCGATATCGCGGCCCAAGCGGGACCGCAGCAGTTGCGCTTGCCGGGCGACCAGGACGGGGAGGTCGTCGACCGATAGATTTTGCCACTTACCGTCGCCTCGTGAGGATGCGCCACGGACGAGGCAAGTAATCGGCCGTCCCGTCGCTTCATCCACCGCGCGGGGAAATGCCAGCCGGGCCAGAATCTGGATGCCAGGCCGTTCGCAGGCGACCCAAAGGCTGGGCCGCAACTCGTCGATCAGCCGGAACGGCGGCGTCCGGTGCTCGAAGTACAGTGTGGCCCCGTGCCCCGCTGTGAACTGAACGTGCTCGCTCCAGGCGCCGAAATGGGCTGCCGAACTGGAACGCTCGTGTTTCTCGATGCGATGCGGTGCGTCCGATTCGGCAACTGCCCAGGACGTCGTCGGGGATTCAAAGTCTTCGCGCCAGGCCGATTGCGCGTCGGCCGACGGAGCCAGGGCCGTACAGACCGCCAACAGCGCTAGACTCAACAGTTTGTAGCGCAGGTAACGCATCGGGAGCGGATCCGTCCTATTCCCGGGACCAAAAACTCATTCGAGAAGTGGCGAAACGACATCGCGGCGTTGCGGCACTCCTGTCGGCGCAAGTGGCTATGCTAGCTGGCTTTACGAAACAACGCCAGAGCAATGGTGGCGTTTCGGCAACGCGACCTTCCGGTGCGTCGACTCCGAGTCGTTCACTTAAGTCGTTGTATCGTAACGCGTTACGATGCGGAGGCCGGTGGCGTATTGCGATCCGGCATGGGGTCTGCTCTAGGTGAAGTCGTCGCCTGAGCCAACACTGGAGCTAGAGCCACAATGAGCCACGTCTCTCGTATCGTCCAAACCAGCAGCGAAGAATTGCCGCAAGATCTCCTTGACCTGGAAAGTGCCATTCGGGCCCTGCCGATTGAGCTGCGTCAGACCGTTGTGCCGGCCCTGGACAAGGTCATTGAGAGCACGAAACGCCGCCGCCGCATTCTGAATCTCGTTCAGGACGCCTTGAGCCAGTTGCGGCTCGACATGAAATACCTGATGTTCGACCTCGAAGCCACGCGACGCGAACGGGACGAGTTTCGCCGCCAACTGGGCGTCGACGAAGGTCAGGAACAGTAATTCCAGGGCAATTCGGGGGCGGTTTCGAGCAATGCCGCCATCCCCCATCTGGTTCTTGGGATTTCTTTCTCCCAAGTAAGTCTTTGCGCCGGAACATTGCGACTTTGCGCGGGTACGAATAGGATAAAACAAGGAACTGGGAAGCAAACACCTCGCGAGGCGCGCGGAGGTCCACCGGTCAGAGGGGCAGACCTCGCCGGAAAGCGGTCGTTGCGCCAAGGTTAACAGGCCATGTCGACGGGCGAGCTCACCGCTGATCAACTCGCTCAGCGCGCATTTGATTTGAATCTTCTGGACGAGCGCCAGTTGCAGGAGATTTGGGCGGAGTTGGGGCGGCGCAACGTCTCGGCCGATGAATTCGCCCAGCAGCTGGTGCGACGGGAATTGCTCACCAGTTTTCAGTTGGAACGGATACTGCGTGGCGAGCGGGCCGGATATTTCTACGGCGACTTCAAGGTCCTCTACCTCGTCGCCTCGGGTTCGTTCGCTCGCGTCTATCGGGCCATTCACAAGGAATCCGGCAAGGTCGTGGCAGTCAAAGTGCTGCGGCGGCGCTACGCGGACGATCCATCGCAGACGGACCAATTCGTGCGCGAAGGGCACCTGGTCAAGACGCTGCTGCATCCGAATATCGTGCCGATTTACGAAGTGCATTCCCGCGGTAGCAGCCATTACCTGGTGATGGAATTCATCGAAGGCTGCAACTTGCGAGAGTTGCTGAGGATGCGCAAGGACAAGAAGCTGCCGGCTGAGGAAGCGACTCGCATCGTCTCCGACGTGGCGAACGGCTTGAAATACTCGTTCGATAAAGGCATCACGCACCGCGACTTGAAGCTGACCAACGTGCTGGTCTCCAGTCGCATGCAAGCCAAGTTGGTCGACTTCGGCCTCGGCGGCGACGAAGGCGTGAACGACGACGGCCCGGAGGACGTGACCAACGCCCGGGCCATCGACTACGCCGGCTTGGAACGCATGACCGGCGCGCGCAAGAACGATCCGCGTAGCGATCTCTACTTTCTCGGCTGCATCTACTATCACCTGCTGACGGGCAAACCGCCGCTCGCCGAAACGAAGGACCGGATTCAACGGCTCAGCAAGTCGCGGTTTCAGGAGGTGACGCCGATTCACAAGATCGAGCCGGGCCTGCCGCGGGCCGTGGTGCATGTCGTAAATAAATCGATGTCGCTCGAGCCCGACAAGCGCTATCAATCGCCG
Proteins encoded:
- a CDS encoding endonuclease/exonuclease/phosphatase family protein → MKPRTVKQTAHESSAATGLILIQIDGLSIARLRRATTMGAMPFLKRLLDRNEYQLRTMYSGLPSTTPAVQGELFYAVQQAVPAFGYVPRGAAEPVWMNDSEQAERVEATLCSQQDGILQGGSAHSNIFSGGAAEPRFCAATMGGGTKDKSARSGPSVLRAMLQTQSLLRAAGETAVELGVAVYDFAQGVLQGHLVRPEMRIIPSRVAVGVLLRDAITSAACYDAERGLPVIQLNYLGYDEKAHCRGPGSRFAFRALRGIDRSIQRIWKAAARSDARKYQLWVYSDHGQEEVEPYEPKYGRTLQEAVEAIWNVAPQGGKRHAASATRARAGWLGGRWSKYAGGSPEKAATDGERPEVSAIAIGPLGYIYTRDPLSTDQRLEFARRLVAEANVPVVVAAMSEQATRALTPQGEFQLPADAAQVLGAEHPFLQTAAEDLCKLCRHPDAGELLICGWRPHETPLTFVQEVGAHGGPGANECSAFVLAPQDADIDWDDATLFRPTDLRTAIGRTRDQASVPAAATARSAQRTSAKSLRVMTYNVHSCRGADGQLSPERIAQVIEASGADVAALQELDVRRRSSAHVDQAQRIAELLGWQAYFHPARKWSDEEYGDAILSRFPIRLEYAAALPGAEWEDRQEPRGAIWVELDVDGVAVQIVNTHLGLTRRERTLQIQTLLGADWLGNERCREPLIFCGDLNALPRSTVYRSLSGSLQDVQRARNGRRFATFPSRLPLLSLDHIFTRGLEVLSVESPRNRLARRASDHLPLLAELRF
- a CDS encoding ferritin-like domain-containing protein, whose protein sequence is MPTVTPEPDKTSKKATDMLQFDLDSELLTIANYRRRIRQAEMLGEYALCEIIREIVRQEQEHAIDLAMALGIDVPAIPKLDGDTK
- a CDS encoding right-handed parallel beta-helix repeat-containing protein; amino-acid sequence: MNPSIRAHGSLINNHRCKPRRNKILGGFERLEVRRLLADWFAAPTGVATNAGTFDSPWDLTTALNNVNVIDPGDTLFLRGGAYRHPDRSHGSTGYGFHLDGAEGAPVTVRPYFDEHAIIDGGLHVSQGTSSQYLTITGLEVIVSENVTGNRTSTISGSSYPADLNRPAGGVEITSGYAIKFVNNVVRDNAQGITFSRSVGGSSELHGNIIYDNGWLGPDRPHGPAFYAQNGADGWKYITDNLAFDNYTRTLQAYGSANTSVDRFYIARNIFFDDVPSSKHDALVGGEAPIHDILVENNVAYGVDIRLGWVDGGDGIVVRNNHVRGEIEYKEFSEITTNNNWEWGLTDAQPTVDGVPVAVPASPRVFFNVNAYDSRRANLAIMNHLGATQVLVNPGTFLKSGDTYRIMDPTNLWGAPITSGVYNGGSLNVPTPGPFAAYVVFASSGPTNTPPTISDFAHVSLNVGETVPLRTFTIADVQTAASALVVTATSSNPALVPSTGLILGGSGANRNLSVRPTTGATGFSDITVTVRDAGGLTKSDVFRVTVTDPSVNTPPTMTNLTNVTTLVGESIPLRSFVVSDVQTAPGALSVAVASSNLALVPSSGLVLGGSGANRTLKITPAPNATGVTTISVWVRDAAGLLAKDIFRVTVQP